Proteins from one Mercurialis annua linkage group LG7, ddMerAnnu1.2, whole genome shotgun sequence genomic window:
- the LOC126656697 gene encoding uncharacterized protein LOC126656697, with product MAVTVSIIVNGFFYENGFESDTEAINWAKGIAIRIGFELVISSHKKGGLVKLLRCCQGERYRGSHTDLDSFARKNTKTKACQCPFRIVVKFINGTWTVLAKSGISSMHNHALAVYPEGHRQMSGLSAAAKIIVRDMSAAQAKPCAILAAVQEKFPSDNPTRRQVYNYRDNLRQSSFEDRDMVHLEDYGSDGIDYSERFFYENGFESDTEAINWAKGIAIRIGFELVISSHKKGGLVKLLRCCQGERYRGSHTDLDSFARKNTKTKACQCPFRIVVKFINGTWTVLAKSGISSMHNHALAVYPEGHRQMSGLSAAAKIIVRDMSAAQAKPCAILAAVQEKFPSDNPTRRQVYNYRDNLRKSSFEDRDMVGQFFHLALTHNYLHWTLSEESTGVLTHLFMSHPDSVRLVRTYPWVIGMDSTYKTNKYHMPFFEIIGMTPSNKNFLIAYAIMKDETEGSYRWVLERLRFLIGDHLQPTCIFTDRELGLLKPVKEIFPHTPHLLCTWHINKDVEDKVFKLCGRDTAITDTFMNGSWKKLIKAQTEEQYVAALTTVKMRTRAFPAVMQYLDRTWLGHKEKFVSCWTNKVLHFGNTTTCRVESAHAQLKQWLNSSTGALDTVWTKVDCVIQSQLTDIRKTLEGSRQTIGVHRRGYPYDHVSYKVSHYCLDLVAKELRRMRELSCDVLVRCGCVLRTTHQIPCACELKAVIDAGVPISLDSIHSFWKTLVIGDGVEISEQADYAAFQSEDHRYFYGVVEEVMSQDPSIVRDISHIINERLHPEESAYLEPEVKSTVRGRPNGSTSTKRNPSVWEYGRGRGRAKSSQGRGYSAPTSDFIPNSELKPGIILPFVTKYVDVDGDGNCGFRVVADYIYGDQNKWGFIRRSIANELAGNPGLYDGLCSDGIQAAISRIRWEGEACGRDHWMQVIDDVFPIATLFNVAVIFINGATNSQPGFGTCTILPLHSSDIDSRPLREIVILFLGRYAHFVRLDLCDNFPVPPIASLWFTNRDATVEYLEGLYVLRRAQWQRLLDASV from the exons atggcAGTGACGGTATCGATTATAGTGAAcggttttttttatgaaaacggGTTTGAAAGTGATACCGAAGCAATAAATTGGGCAAAGGGAATTGCTATACGGATTGGGTTTGAGCTGGTTATTTCGTCTCACAAGAAAGGGGGGTTGGTAAAACTTTTGAGATGTTGTCAGGGTGAGAGATATAGAGGGTCGCACACAGATTTAGATTCTTTTGCACGAAAGAATACGAAGACGAAGGCCTGCCAATGCCCTTTCAGGATTGTGGTGAAATTTATTAATGGCACATGGACTGTTCTTGCGAAGTCTGGGATTTCAAGTATGCACAATCATGCGTTAGCTGTGTATCCTGAGGGACACCGTCAGATGAGCGGACTGAGCGCTGCGGCCAAAATAATTGTGCGGGATATGAGTGCGGCACAAGCTAAGCCGTGTGCTATTTTGGCGGCTGTTCAAGAAAAATTTCCATCTGACAACCCTACAAGAAGACAAGTTTATAATTACAGAGATAATTTGAGACAGTCCAGCTTTGAGGATAGAGATATG gttcatttagaagattatggcAGTGACGGTATCGATTATAGTGAACGGTTTTTTTATGAAAACGGGTTTGAAAGTGATACCGAAGCAATAAATTGGGCAAAGGGAATTGCTATACGGATTGGGTTTGAGCTGGTTATTTCGTCTCACAAGAAAGGGGGGTTGGTAAAACTTTTGAGATGTTGTCAGGGTGAGAGATATAGAGGGTCGCACACAGATTTAGATTCTTTTGCACGAAAGAATACGAAGACGAAGGCCTGCCAATGCCCTTTCAGGATTGTGGTGAAATTTATTAATGGCACATGGACTGTTCTTGCGAAGTCTGGGATTTCAAGTATGCACAATCATGCGTTAGCTGTGTATCCTGAGGGACACCGTCAGATGAGCGGACTGAGCGCTGCGGCCAAAATAATTGTGCGGGATATGAGTGCGGCACAAGCTAAGCCGTGTGCTATTTTGGCGGCTGTTCAAGAAAAATTTCCATCTGACAACCCTACAAGAAGACAAGTTTATAATTACAGAGATAATTTGAGAAAGTCCAGCTTTGAGGATAGAGATATGGTAGGTCAGTTTTTTCATTTGGCTCTGACGCACAACTATTTACACTGGACGCTTTCTGAGGAGAGCACAGGTGTGTTGACCCATCTTTTCATGTCGCATCCTGACTCCGTGCGCTTAGTCCGAACTTACCCCTGGGTGATCGGTATGGACTCCACGTATAAGACCAACAAATACCACATGCCTTTCTTTGAGATTATCGGTATGACTCCTTCTAACAAGAACTTCttaattgcatatgcaattatgaaggATGAGACTGAGGGGAGTTACAGATGGGTGTTGGAAAGGTTGAGGTTTTTGATTGGCGACCACCTACAGCCGACTTGTATTTTTACTGATCGAGAGTTGGGGCTGCTTAAACCAGTGAAAGAGATATTTCCACATACCCCTCATCTGCTTTGTACGTGGCACATAAATAAGGATGTAGAAGACAAAGTGTTCAAACTGTGTGGGAGAGACACCGCAATAACTGATACTTTCATGAATGGGTCGTGGAAGAAACTTATTAAGGCTCAAACAGAGGAACAATACGTAGCAGCTTTGACTACTGTGAAAATGCGGACTAGAGCGTTTCCAGCTGTGATGCAATATCTTGACCGTACTTGGTTGGGGCACAAAGAGAAGTTTGTATCATGTTGGACAAACAAAGTCTTACATTTTGGAAACACCACTACGTGTAGAGTGGAGAGTGCACATGCTCAGCTAAAGCAGTGGCTCAACTCTAGTACCGGTGCTCTAGACACAGTTTGGACGAAGGTGGACTGCGTTATACAGTCCCAGTTGACTGATATTAG GAAAACACTCGAGGGCTCCAGACAGACTATAGGCGTCCATCGACGAGGTTATCCATACGACCATGTCTCCTACAAAGTGTCCCACTACTGTCTTGATTTAGTGGCGAAGGAACTAAGGCGTATGAGAGAGTTGAGTTGCGATGTTCTAGTTCGTTGTGGTTGTGTGCTGAGAACAACACATCAGATTCCGTGTGCATGTGAGCTGAAAGCAGTGATTGATGCAG GTGTTCCGATTAGTCTGGACAGTATCCATTCATTTTGGAAGACGCTTGTTATCGGTGACGGGGTTGAAATATCAGAACAAGCCGATTATGCCGCTTTTCAGTCAGAGGATCATCGGTACTTTTACGGGGTTGTGGAGGAGGTGATGTCTCAAGATCCCTCTATTGTGCGTGACATATCTCATATTATCAACGAGCGACTTCATCCCGAAGAATCTGCTTATCTTGAACCAGAAGTAAAGAGCACGGTGAGAGGTAGACCGAATGGGAGCACATCCACCAAGCGGAACCCGAGTGTTTGGGAGTACGGTCGTGGTCGTGGCCGTGCCAAGTCATCTCAAGGTCGGGGCTATAGTGCTCCTACATCag ATTTTATCCCGAATTCAGAGCTTAAACCTGGAATCATATTGCCATTTGTCACGAAATATGTGGACGTGGATGGCGACGGGAACTGTGGGTTTCGCGTTGTCGCAGATTACATATACGGTGATCAAAACAAGTGGGGTTTCATAAGAAGAAGCATTGCAAATGAACTAGCCGGCAACCCTGGCCTATATGACGGTCTTTGCAGTGATGGGATCCAAGCGGCCATTTCACGTATTAGGTGGGAAGGGGAGGCATGTGGGCGCGATCACTGGATGCAGGTTATAGATGACGTGTTCCCCATTGCCACTCTCTTCAATGTAGCTGTCATTTTCATAAATGGCGCGACGAACTCACAGCCGGGTTTTGGTACGTGTACAATTCTGCCTTTACATTCATCTGATATCGACTCACGGCCACTGAGAGAGATAGTGATACTATTTTTGGGTAGATACGCTCATTTTGTTCGTCTAGATTTATGTGATAATTTTCCAGTCCCTCCTATTGCCTCCTTGTGGTTCACAAACAGGGATGCTACCGTTGAGTATTTGGAGGGATTGTACGTTCTCAGGAGAGCGCAATGGCAGAGATTGTTAGATGCTTCTGTTTGA